From one Marmota flaviventris isolate mMarFla1 chromosome 1, mMarFla1.hap1, whole genome shotgun sequence genomic stretch:
- the Ccdc12 gene encoding coiled-coil domain-containing protein 12 isoform X2, with protein sequence MLGLWDKEDGEPKTKQLREEEEEGEKHRELRLRNYVPEDEDLKRRRVPQAKPVAVEEKVKEQLEAAKPEPVIEEVDLANLAPRKPDWDLKRDVAKKLEKLEKRTQRAIAELIRERLKGQEDNLASAVDATTEQEACDSD encoded by the exons atgcTGGGACTATGG GACAAAGAAGATGGGGAGCCAAAGACCAAGCAActcagagaagaggaggaggaaggcgaAAAGCACAG GGAGCTCAGGCTGCGGAATTATGTCCCAGAGGATGAGGACCTGAAGAGAAGGAGGGTGCCCCAGGCCAAACCAGTGGCAG TGGAAGAGAAGGTGAAGGAGCAGCTGGAGGCTGCCAAGCCAGAGCCCGTCATTGAAGAAGTG gaccTGGCCAATCTGGCACCCCGGAAGCCTGACTG GGACCTCAAGAGAGACGTGGCCAAGAAGCTGGAAAAGCTTGAAAAGCGTACCCAGAGGGCCATCGCCGAGCTGATCC GTGAGAGGCTGAAAGGCCAGGAGGACAACCTGGCTTCTGCAGTGGATGCCACCACTGAACAAGAGGCCTGTGATTCTGACTGA